A single window of Providencia alcalifaciens DNA harbors:
- a CDS encoding threonine/serine ThrE exporter family protein, producing the protein MKDCIADEKMQGEEKVVDIQREITKLCIECGLLLLQHGAESMLVEQLTTRLGIALGASQVDSAISSNSLVLTTIIDGRCLTSTRRIIDRGINMHVVTEVQHAVILVEHHLLDRKQLQKKLAGIKPLRYPRWLMVVMVALSCACFSSLNGGGWESALITFMASGCAMYIRQVLTSHQINPLINFCITAFVATSVSGLLLKVPYLNVTETIAMAASVLLLVPGFPLINAVADMFKGHVNTGIARWMMASLLTLATCIGVVLAMIIWNLREWA; encoded by the coding sequence ATGAAGGATTGCATAGCTGATGAAAAAATGCAGGGAGAAGAAAAGGTTGTTGATATACAGAGAGAAATTACAAAACTGTGTATTGAATGCGGTTTGCTGCTATTACAGCATGGGGCTGAGAGTATGCTGGTTGAGCAGTTAACAACGCGTTTAGGCATCGCTTTGGGCGCTAGTCAGGTAGATAGTGCGATTTCATCTAACTCACTCGTATTAACCACAATCATCGATGGGCGCTGTTTAACATCGACTCGGCGGATTATTGACCGTGGCATTAATATGCATGTAGTGACTGAAGTTCAGCATGCAGTGATCCTCGTTGAACACCACTTACTTGACCGTAAACAATTACAAAAAAAATTAGCGGGTATCAAACCATTACGTTATCCCCGCTGGCTAATGGTGGTGATGGTGGCGCTTTCTTGTGCTTGCTTCAGTTCCCTTAACGGTGGTGGTTGGGAAAGTGCGTTGATCACCTTTATGGCAAGTGGTTGCGCGATGTATATCCGGCAAGTGCTAACATCTCACCAGATTAATCCATTGATTAACTTCTGTATTACAGCATTTGTCGCGACGTCAGTTTCGGGTTTATTACTCAAAGTACCCTATTTAAATGTAACTGAAACCATTGCCATGGCAGCAAGCGTGTTGTTGTTAGTCCCCGGATTTCCATTAATTAATGCGGTGGCGGATATGTTCAAAGGCCATGTGAATACAGGGATTGCTCGATGGATGATGGCCAGTTTATTAACGCTGGCAACCTGTATCGGCGTGGTATTGGCGATGATCATTTGGAATCTGAGGGAGTGGGCCTAA
- the sra gene encoding stationary-phase-induced ribosome-associated protein yields the protein MMVSNNQARRLLGMPFKLSRSKRNIQVSVIAKENATALPEKLQDKPFVAVQKNKATEKKTYHSVSVFYPEYI from the coding sequence ATGATGGTAAGTAATAACCAAGCCCGTCGTTTATTAGGGATGCCGTTCAAATTAAGTCGTTCTAAGCGTAATATTCAAGTTTCTGTGATTGCAAAGGAAAATGCTACGGCTTTACCTGAAAAACTGCAAGATAAACCATTCGTTGCGGTACAGAAAAATAAAGCCACAGAGAAGAAAACCTATCACTCTGTCAGCGTATTTTACCCAGAATATATCTAA
- a CDS encoding subtilase family AB5 toxin binding subunit, translating into MRLSSLFPVFLLISPTAFAIDTLDPKIEYYSDVTLANFSSGQIEGGRYFCVKAVNHGGDVVACAVSNKSEWASSYDQFFQQAYYYYTTGNKVRLYVQPNVWTHPKFSHTFSNKAIAGFASCSNGFCMGPTR; encoded by the coding sequence ATGAGATTGAGTAGTTTATTCCCTGTATTTTTATTAATTTCCCCAACCGCATTTGCTATAGATACTTTGGATCCTAAGATTGAATATTATTCAGATGTGACTTTAGCTAATTTTAGTTCGGGACAAATAGAAGGGGGACGCTATTTTTGTGTGAAAGCAGTGAATCATGGTGGCGATGTTGTCGCTTGTGCCGTTTCTAATAAATCAGAATGGGCATCATCTTATGATCAGTTTTTTCAGCAAGCTTATTACTATTATACAACTGGAAATAAAGTAAGGTTGTATGTCCAGCCAAATGTATGGACTCACCCAAAATTTAGTCACACCTTCTCTAATAAAGCGATAGCTGGATTTGCTAGTTGTAGTAATGGGTTCTGTATGGGACCAACAAGATAA
- a CDS encoding DUF4113 domain-containing protein, which yields MLSPAYMTNFDELPVAIA from the coding sequence ATGTTGTCACCTGCGTACATGACAAATTTTGATGAATTGCCTGTAGCGATAGCTTGA
- a CDS encoding endonuclease, with protein sequence MIIALVCFSSLSISSVYAAPNNFTEAKTSSKSLVYGDQNHQGQGTLYCGCEWEWTGKSGGQVDLASCGYQVRKQQSRAERIEWEHIVPAWVFGHQRQCWQSGGRKNCVSTDPVFSRMEADLHNLAPSIGEVNGDRSNWSYGQLPANAPYSYGACRSRIDFKQKIFEPRDEVKGQVARVYFYMHDRYNLSMSRQQQQLFMAWDKQYPVDEWEQKRDQRIAKLMGHHNPFVTGERTWSLGHKNSGDGLNMSDKPSEIVPQPVPQSIPNKKEGETQVKGNRNSKKYHLSHCSGFKTLSDKNAEFFANEADAQAKGYQLAGNCKPR encoded by the coding sequence ATGATCATTGCGTTAGTATGTTTTTCCTCGTTATCTATCTCTTCCGTTTATGCTGCACCGAACAATTTCACTGAAGCGAAGACGTCCAGTAAAAGCCTCGTTTATGGAGATCAAAATCATCAAGGACAAGGAACGCTATATTGTGGCTGTGAGTGGGAATGGACAGGTAAAAGTGGTGGACAAGTTGATTTAGCCTCCTGCGGCTACCAAGTGCGCAAGCAACAGAGTCGTGCAGAGCGAATTGAGTGGGAGCATATTGTTCCTGCTTGGGTATTTGGTCATCAAAGACAGTGCTGGCAGAGTGGTGGTCGTAAAAATTGCGTCTCAACTGACCCTGTGTTTTCTCGAATGGAGGCAGATCTGCATAACCTCGCACCTTCAATTGGGGAAGTGAACGGTGACCGCAGTAATTGGAGCTATGGTCAGTTACCTGCTAATGCGCCTTATTCTTACGGTGCATGTCGTAGCCGCATTGATTTTAAACAAAAAATCTTTGAACCGCGCGACGAAGTGAAAGGGCAGGTCGCTCGAGTCTATTTCTATATGCATGACCGCTATAATTTATCCATGTCACGCCAACAGCAGCAGTTATTTATGGCGTGGGATAAACAGTATCCTGTAGATGAATGGGAACAAAAACGTGACCAGCGCATTGCTAAATTGATGGGGCATCATAACCCATTTGTGACGGGTGAAAGAACATGGAGTTTAGGGCACAAAAATAGCGGCGATGGCTTAAATATGAGTGATAAGCCCAGCGAAATAGTCCCTCAGCCAGTACCTCAGTCTATCCCAAACAAGAAGGAAGGTGAGACGCAGGTAAAAGGTAACCGTAATTCAAAAAAATATCATTTATCCCACTGCTCTGGGTTTAAAACCTTGTCGGATAAAAATGCGGAATTCTTTGCTAATGAAGCGGACGCACAGGCAAAAGGTTATCAACTAGCGGGTAACTGTAAGCCTCGTTAA
- a CDS encoding aspartate/glutamate racemase family protein, protein MKTVGLIGGMSWESTQLYYQQINEGVKQKLGGLHSAKIVLYSVDFAEIEYFQSHGQWDLAADHLAKAGMSLQAAGADFLVLCTNTMHKVAPQIEEKSNLPLLHIADATGEQIIQSGIKTIGLLGTAFTMEQAFYKDRLIDKFNLRVVTPNEVDRKIVHDIIYNELCLGVVSETSRTEYQRIMKLLVEQGAEGIILGCTEITLLVNDDDTSVPVFDTTAIHAQSAVKYALKNQ, encoded by the coding sequence ATGAAGACGGTTGGACTTATCGGGGGAATGAGCTGGGAATCCACCCAACTCTATTATCAGCAAATAAATGAAGGTGTTAAGCAGAAGCTTGGAGGGTTACATTCCGCTAAGATTGTTTTATACAGCGTTGATTTTGCTGAAATTGAATATTTTCAATCTCACGGTCAATGGGATCTTGCTGCTGACCATTTAGCAAAGGCAGGAATGAGTTTACAAGCTGCTGGCGCTGACTTTTTAGTTTTGTGTACAAATACGATGCACAAAGTTGCCCCTCAAATCGAAGAAAAATCCAATCTTCCTCTCCTTCACATTGCGGATGCAACAGGTGAACAAATAATACAATCAGGCATTAAAACTATTGGGTTGTTAGGTACTGCATTTACCATGGAGCAAGCTTTTTATAAAGATCGTCTGATTGATAAATTTAATTTAAGAGTGGTCACTCCAAATGAAGTAGACAGAAAAATCGTTCACGATATTATCTATAATGAGTTGTGTTTAGGCGTTGTCTCTGAGACTTCACGAACCGAGTATCAACGCATTATGAAATTACTCGTCGAACAAGGCGCTGAAGGTATTATTCTTGGGTGTACTGAAATTACGTTGCTGGTAAATGACGATGATACTTCCGTGCCCGTCTTTGATACCACAGCAATTCATGCGCAAAGTGCGGTTAAATACGCACTAAAAAACCAGTAA
- a CDS encoding TetR/AcrR family transcriptional regulator, translating into MNQTNSAKTPKGQRRHQALIMAAADIFLQYGFEGTTLDMIIERAGGSRSTLYKNFGDKEGLFAAVVAHMIDDIFTEPDHKEPPLDNIEAVLSFYGSRFLVNVIKPQSIGLYRLILGEYNRFPDISQLFFEQGPVQSYQRLAEKLAQIPTVKVDKATLLSISSRYLEMLKADVFIKTFCIENFKPSDEFIHQQIGLSVDIIASYIRKISSSKS; encoded by the coding sequence ATGAACCAGACAAATTCAGCCAAAACACCAAAAGGACAGCGTCGCCATCAAGCGCTCATTATGGCTGCGGCAGATATTTTTCTGCAATACGGTTTTGAAGGCACGACATTAGATATGATCATCGAACGTGCGGGAGGCTCCCGTTCGACGCTGTATAAAAACTTTGGGGATAAAGAAGGTTTATTTGCTGCAGTCGTGGCACACATGATAGACGATATTTTCACCGAGCCAGACCATAAAGAGCCACCTTTAGACAACATTGAAGCGGTATTATCGTTTTATGGTTCGCGTTTTTTAGTCAATGTGATTAAACCCCAATCTATCGGGCTATATCGCCTAATTTTAGGGGAATACAACCGCTTCCCTGATATTAGCCAACTCTTTTTCGAACAAGGCCCCGTGCAAAGCTATCAGCGCCTTGCCGAAAAGCTTGCACAAATTCCGACTGTAAAAGTCGATAAAGCCACACTATTAAGTATTTCATCCCGTTATCTTGAGATGCTAAAAGCAGATGTTTTTATCAAAACCTTCTGTATCGAAAACTTTAAACCTAGCGATGAATTTATCCATCAACAAATCGGGCTTTCCGTGGATATCATCGCTAGCTATATTCGTAAAATTAGTTCCAGTAAATCATAG
- a CDS encoding DUF5339 domain-containing protein yields the protein MKNILPIALGLFVSLTALNANAGQVCDKYFKEMNALVQQAEEQYKNEPNASEQIALMKSQLEDARKTLASYPEDTQEQACSQALTAIEHAKETVNKS from the coding sequence ATGAAAAATATTCTGCCAATTGCATTGGGTCTATTTGTTTCGCTGACTGCATTGAATGCAAATGCAGGACAAGTTTGTGACAAATATTTCAAAGAAATGAATGCGCTAGTTCAACAAGCTGAAGAACAATATAAGAATGAGCCTAATGCGAGTGAACAAATCGCATTAATGAAATCACAATTAGAAGACGCGAGAAAAACCCTCGCAAGTTATCCTGAAGATACACAGGAACAAGCATGTAGCCAAGCATTAACAGCTATTGAGCATGCTAAAGAAACAGTCAATAAATCCTAA
- a CDS encoding universal stress protein, translated as MNKTILVPVDISEDALTDKALKQAIHLAKMDNANIHLFHSVPDVSRFSMSYSYHYDLLASFTKKAIERSEEQLVELVNHIVKDMDFPADRISYKVEFGSPREKVLDEAEKVHADLIVVGSRNPSISTHLLGSNASGIVSYAKISVLVVR; from the coding sequence ATGAATAAAACTATTTTGGTTCCCGTTGATATTTCTGAAGATGCATTGACCGATAAAGCGTTAAAGCAAGCCATTCATTTAGCAAAAATGGATAACGCGAACATCCATCTATTTCACTCAGTGCCAGATGTTTCAAGATTTTCGATGAGTTATAGCTATCATTATGATTTGCTAGCTTCATTTACGAAAAAAGCCATTGAGCGCTCGGAAGAACAGCTGGTTGAACTGGTTAATCACATTGTGAAAGATATGGATTTCCCTGCTGATAGGATCTCTTATAAAGTGGAGTTTGGCTCACCAAGAGAAAAAGTATTAGATGAAGCGGAGAAAGTTCATGCCGACCTTATTGTGGTTGGCTCGCGCAACCCAAGTATTTCAACACACTTATTAGGTTCGAATGCTTCGGGGATCGTCTCTTATGCAAAAATATCCGTTTTAGTCGTAAGATAG
- a CDS encoding antiterminator Q family protein — protein sequence MRNIQQVLEMWGAWAADNIESVQWYSTAAGFSRLIPSKVKSRPQCCEDDAMIISSCMAQLNIKNSEMHDLLLDYYLFGKTFMHLAREHKCSDTHIGKKLQKAEGVIDGMLMMLDIKLELDRYVEKI from the coding sequence ATGCGTAATATTCAACAAGTACTAGAAATGTGGGGCGCATGGGCTGCGGATAACATCGAGTCAGTTCAATGGTATTCGACAGCGGCAGGATTTAGCCGCTTAATACCGAGTAAGGTGAAATCTCGACCTCAATGTTGTGAAGATGATGCAATGATTATCTCTAGCTGTATGGCTCAATTAAATATAAAGAATAGTGAGATGCATGACTTGCTTCTGGACTATTATTTATTTGGGAAAACATTCATGCATCTAGCTAGAGAACATAAATGCTCCGATACCCATATAGGGAAAAAACTTCAAAAAGCGGAGGGGGTCATTGACGGAATGTTGATGATGTTAGACATAAAATTAGAATTAGATAGGTATGTAGAGAAGATTTAA
- a CDS encoding entericidin A/B family lipoprotein, whose amino-acid sequence MLRKISFLICSLAVVFTLTACNTTKGVGEDIEAGGKAIQRVAQ is encoded by the coding sequence ATGTTAAGAAAAATCAGTTTCCTCATCTGCTCATTAGCTGTTGTTTTCACATTAACTGCCTGTAATACCACTAAAGGTGTTGGTGAAGACATAGAGGCTGGAGGTAAGGCAATACAGAGAGTAGCTCAGTAA
- a CDS encoding threonine/serine exporter: MFFIELIEKMVLAAVPAVGFAMVFNVPVRALKYCGLLGAIGYGSRMILMLLGLQIEWASFLAAILIGMIGIQWSRWWLAHPKVFTVAAVIPMFPGISAYIAMISVVKISQYGYTPELMETLVTYFLRASFIVGALSIGISLPGLWLYRKKPSV, translated from the coding sequence ATGTTTTTCATTGAGCTAATTGAGAAAATGGTCTTAGCGGCTGTCCCTGCTGTCGGTTTTGCAATGGTATTTAATGTGCCAGTGAGGGCATTGAAATATTGTGGATTATTAGGTGCCATTGGCTATGGTTCCCGAATGATTTTAATGTTACTGGGGTTGCAAATTGAATGGGCGAGTTTTCTTGCCGCGATTTTAATTGGCATGATTGGGATCCAGTGGTCGCGCTGGTGGCTGGCGCATCCGAAAGTTTTTACCGTTGCAGCGGTTATTCCTATGTTTCCGGGGATCAGCGCCTATATCGCAATGATTTCTGTGGTGAAAATTTCCCAATATGGCTATACCCCAGAGTTAATGGAAACTCTAGTTACTTATTTTTTAAGGGCATCTTTTATTGTCGGTGCGCTCTCTATCGGCATTTCGTTACCGGGATTGTGGCTATATCGCAAAAAGCCAAGTGTTTGA
- a CDS encoding two pore domain potassium channel family protein: MFESKNMPLISFRSFLKRMLLHFGYAFVLIVTTLFIGIVGHIAFDSSISWHDATFNSAFIANGIGPYIVPQNISGKIFFAFYGVFTSLVFMTTLGLIFAPIAHRMLHKFHLDDE; encoded by the coding sequence ATGTTTGAATCTAAAAATATGCCATTAATTTCTTTCCGCTCTTTTTTAAAACGAATGCTATTACATTTTGGTTACGCTTTTGTACTTATCGTTACCACTTTATTCATTGGCATTGTTGGGCATATAGCTTTTGATTCGAGCATAAGTTGGCATGATGCCACATTCAACAGTGCCTTTATCGCTAATGGAATTGGTCCATACATTGTTCCGCAAAACATTTCAGGAAAGATTTTTTTCGCTTTTTATGGTGTATTCACCAGTCTGGTTTTTATGACCACTCTAGGATTGATATTTGCGCCTATTGCGCATCGAATGTTACACAAATTCCATTTAGATGATGAGTAA
- a CDS encoding YaeF family permuted papain-like enzyme, producing the protein MKLCQWMLFFCFLFINGCSTQFKTDDESNKLKFSIQHANTIPIKDSVETLTVADMLPGDILLSSATGMNSWGIRLFSVSGVSHASIYLGFGQVAESVGSGVRIVPLDQAITDSNNMVVLRHNLLTSFHAEKLREFSTANDGGKYNMKGIIMIAPWMLTKRVCELPLIGQSIRNFCLKTLATVQLGDDIEQANGFFCSQFVLDAYKYAGVPLFEGSSSWITPADILHMRSGDVPTFMPTERLTYVGHLKNWSFGGAILNK; encoded by the coding sequence ATGAAATTATGCCAATGGATGCTATTTTTTTGTTTTTTATTTATAAATGGTTGTTCAACACAATTTAAAACTGACGATGAGTCAAATAAGCTGAAATTTAGTATCCAGCATGCTAACACGATCCCGATTAAGGATTCAGTTGAAACATTGACGGTGGCAGATATGTTGCCGGGAGATATCCTTTTGTCTTCAGCAACGGGGATGAACTCGTGGGGGATCCGCTTATTTAGCGTGAGTGGGGTGAGCCACGCTTCTATTTATTTAGGATTTGGTCAGGTGGCAGAATCGGTTGGGAGTGGAGTCAGAATTGTTCCACTCGACCAAGCAATCACAGATTCTAATAATATGGTTGTATTACGGCATAATTTATTGACGTCATTTCATGCAGAAAAACTGCGTGAGTTTTCTACTGCTAATGACGGGGGCAAATACAACATGAAAGGGATCATTATGATTGCGCCGTGGATGTTGACAAAACGCGTCTGCGAATTACCACTGATTGGGCAGAGTATCCGTAATTTTTGCCTTAAAACACTGGCTACAGTGCAATTAGGGGATGATATTGAACAAGCCAACGGTTTCTTTTGTTCGCAGTTTGTCCTAGATGCATATAAATATGCCGGTGTACCGCTATTTGAGGGGAGCTCATCATGGATTACGCCTGCTGATATTCTGCATATGCGTTCAGGGGATGTACCTACCTTTATGCCGACAGAGCGTTTAACCTATGTTGGGCATTTAAAAAATTGGAGCTTTGGGGGCGCTATCCTCAATAAGTGA
- a CDS encoding YdcH family protein has protein sequence MFPEYRDLISQLRQSDPDFRALFNRHNQLDHEIARLEHPDRSGYGTDVIELKKEKLRLKEEIHQILKNPPELS, from the coding sequence ATGTTCCCAGAGTATCGTGATTTAATCTCGCAGCTTCGCCAGTCAGATCCTGATTTTAGAGCCTTATTTAATCGGCATAATCAACTCGATCATGAAATAGCCAGACTGGAGCATCCAGATAGAAGCGGGTATGGCACTGATGTTATAGAGTTAAAAAAAGAAAAACTTCGCCTCAAAGAAGAGATTCATCAAATACTTAAAAACCCGCCAGAACTGAGTTAA
- a CDS encoding DUF1161 domain-containing protein: MKRRIIIATLITLFIPTIASASCESVVEQITQKIINNGVPVESFTITVVSNEEAASQQGTVVGNCSNETQKIIYTKK; encoded by the coding sequence ATGAAAAGAAGAATAATTATTGCTACATTAATAACATTATTTATTCCAACCATTGCGAGTGCTTCATGTGAAAGCGTTGTTGAACAAATTACGCAAAAAATTATTAACAATGGTGTGCCTGTAGAGAGCTTTACCATTACCGTAGTTTCAAATGAAGAAGCAGCCTCACAACAAGGTACTGTTGTAGGTAACTGTTCTAATGAAACACAAAAAATTATTTATACAAAAAAATAA
- a CDS encoding DUF3290 domain-containing protein, giving the protein MNFYGIDYLQAQSNINDYLKYIVIFGTLFALIIFFILYMRHRLQTKYRDLTIIAFLFLLFISGIQYQDYTDSQNIHSKSSQMVNFVRLLSKEKSVDINSIFSNSVQLSDGIIIKIDDRYYRIHLSVDQQTYSLEKVWLTNPEIKIIKK; this is encoded by the coding sequence ATGAATTTTTATGGGATAGACTATTTACAAGCGCAGTCTAATATAAATGATTATTTAAAATACATTGTCATTTTTGGAACTTTATTTGCTTTAATCATTTTTTTCATCCTATATATGCGTCATCGCTTACAAACTAAATATCGAGATTTAACAATTATTGCCTTCCTATTCTTACTTTTCATTTCAGGTATTCAGTATCAAGATTATACCGACAGCCAAAATATACACTCAAAATCATCCCAAATGGTTAATTTCGTTAGGTTATTATCAAAAGAAAAAAGTGTAGACATAAATTCTATATTTTCTAATTCGGTACAATTATCCGATGGCATCATAATTAAAATTGATGACCGGTATTACCGTATTCACTTAAGTGTAGATCAACAAACTTACAGCTTAGAAAAAGTTTGGTTAACAAATCCCGAAATTAAAATCATAAAAAAATAA
- a CDS encoding Hsp20 family protein, producing the protein MSNIRSFSLFPALSDNLLSSRFDQMDRLFSQLTGNRPLTSEHPYNLKQINESNYQLTVSVPGYKEDDLSVSLKGGKLYVQGEQSTELVNDSEKWIHKGITQNKFSLEFNLGKNVKIESAELSSGLLTLNIEYEIPEEEKPQIIAIENKDTK; encoded by the coding sequence ATGTCTAACATTAGATCTTTTTCATTATTTCCAGCATTATCTGATAACCTGCTTTCTAGCAGGTTTGACCAAATGGATCGTTTATTCAGCCAATTAACTGGTAACCGACCATTAACCTCAGAACATCCATATAATTTAAAACAAATAAATGAATCAAATTATCAATTAACTGTCAGTGTTCCTGGTTATAAAGAGGATGACTTGAGCGTATCCTTAAAAGGTGGGAAACTCTATGTACAAGGTGAGCAATCAACTGAATTAGTTAATGATTCAGAAAAATGGATCCATAAAGGGATAACACAAAATAAATTTTCTCTTGAATTTAATCTCGGTAAGAATGTAAAAATTGAAAGCGCAGAGTTATCAAGCGGTTTGTTAACATTAAATATTGAATATGAAATTCCAGAAGAAGAGAAACCTCAGATCATAGCTATTGAAAATAAAGATACAAAATAA
- a CDS encoding carboxymuconolactone decarboxylase family protein, protein MNRASLSKSSPDAYNKLIEISNHIDQQAVSLELEEGFIHLLKLRISQINGCAFCVRLHTQDAQKCHVNIDKIALVAVWEEADYFSEKEKAAFLLAESVNMVHAGHIPNDVYEKAAEHWSDEQLALIEWVSIIIGSFNRIAIASRYKVKP, encoded by the coding sequence ATGAACAGAGCATCATTATCTAAAAGTTCCCCTGATGCGTATAACAAATTGATTGAGATTAGCAATCATATTGATCAGCAAGCAGTATCATTAGAATTGGAAGAAGGATTTATTCATCTACTTAAATTGAGAATATCTCAGATTAATGGGTGTGCTTTCTGCGTGAGGCTTCATACCCAAGACGCTCAAAAATGCCATGTTAATATTGATAAAATCGCATTGGTCGCCGTGTGGGAAGAGGCTGATTATTTTTCAGAAAAAGAAAAGGCTGCGTTCTTGTTGGCTGAGTCAGTCAATATGGTTCATGCTGGGCATATACCTAATGATGTTTATGAAAAAGCCGCGGAGCACTGGAGTGATGAACAACTAGCATTAATAGAATGGGTATCTATCATCATTGGTTCTTTTAATCGCATCGCTATCGCGAGCCGCTATAAAGTGAAGCCGTAA
- a CDS encoding MmcQ/YjbR family DNA-binding protein translates to MNKNELMEYIQSHYGAVAEYPWAKFPSYIIYRHKNNAKWFAAILTISSKRLYESECDEMVNIINLKSPPELVGSLRLKEGVYPAYHMNKEHWITIKLDSGFPEDELKALIDESYKLTAK, encoded by the coding sequence ATGAACAAAAATGAACTTATGGAGTATATCCAGAGTCATTATGGTGCAGTTGCTGAGTACCCATGGGCTAAATTTCCTAGTTACATCATTTATAGGCATAAAAATAACGCAAAGTGGTTTGCTGCCATTCTGACGATTTCATCAAAGAGATTATATGAAAGCGAGTGTGATGAGATGGTAAATATTATAAACCTCAAATCTCCTCCTGAATTAGTGGGTTCGTTGAGGTTAAAGGAAGGGGTATATCCAGCATATCACATGAATAAAGAGCACTGGATTACTATAAAGTTGGACAGTGGATTTCCAGAAGATGAGCTTAAAGCGTTGATTGATGAAAGTTACAAATTGACTGCAAAGTAA
- a CDS encoding helix-turn-helix domain-containing protein, with translation MNERKLNNLSLGQFIKEQRLARRITVTEIAKAISVSERTYSQYEDGSSSIYAAHLIALSSVLNVELRTLIDAYLKPEQ, from the coding sequence ATGAACGAAAGAAAACTTAACAACCTCTCTTTAGGTCAATTCATCAAAGAACAACGTCTCGCTCGTCGAATAACCGTCACCGAGATAGCCAAAGCCATTTCAGTTTCAGAGCGCACATACTCCCAATATGAAGATGGCTCCTCATCTATATATGCTGCGCATCTTATTGCATTAAGCTCAGTATTAAATGTTGAACTTCGAACACTGATCGACGCTTATTTAAAACCAGAACAATGA
- a CDS encoding universal stress protein has protein sequence MYKTILVPIDLTEEELTSKAVRHAVNLAKQSGAKIHLIHVLPISSAIINAYALGYMEIKDRATVKAEEDMKMLMDSIDLPHDDVSYTITFGSPRDEVINTAKDINADIIVIGSRRPNITTHLLGSTAAGIVRYAETSVLVVR, from the coding sequence ATGTACAAAACGATTTTGGTCCCTATCGATCTCACTGAAGAAGAGTTGACCAGTAAAGCGGTTCGTCATGCGGTAAATTTAGCGAAACAATCTGGCGCAAAAATTCATCTGATCCACGTATTGCCTATCTCTTCGGCAATTATTAATGCGTATGCGTTGGGTTATATGGAAATTAAAGACCGAGCGACAGTGAAAGCAGAAGAAGACATGAAAATGCTGATGGATTCGATTGATCTTCCTCATGATGATGTTAGTTACACTATCACGTTTGGTTCACCTCGTGATGAAGTGATTAACACCGCAAAAGATATTAATGCCGATATTATTGTGATTGGCTCTCGCCGTCCAAATATTACGACTCACTTGTTAGGTTCTACTGCGGCAGGAATTGTTCGTTACGCGGAAACATCTGTACTGGTTGTTCGTTAA
- the cspE gene encoding transcription antiterminator/RNA stability regulator CspE: MSNTMTGLVKWFNESKGFGFISPEDGSKDVFVHFSAIQSDSFKTLNEGQKVSFSVENGAKGPAAVNVVAL; this comes from the coding sequence ATGTCTAATACAATGACTGGTTTAGTAAAATGGTTTAACGAATCTAAAGGCTTTGGCTTTATTTCTCCTGAAGATGGAAGCAAAGATGTGTTTGTTCACTTTTCTGCAATCCAAAGTGATAGCTTCAAAACTCTTAATGAAGGCCAAAAAGTCAGCTTCTCAGTAGAAAATGGCGCAAAAGGTCCAGCTGCTGTAAATGTAGTGGCACTTTAA